The nucleotide window TTACAACCTAGCAAACTAACTTCTGCTCTAACGCCAGATTCGTGTGTCTTCATCAGTGCAACAACTTCGTTACTAGAGGCGAGTTTACCTACTTCTCCCTTGTCTATCTCTTGTAAAGCTGCATCTAATCTATTGACGCTGTTAAGTTTAAGGGGATTATCAGCCTACATCTACCCACTAAAAGTAGTAGAGCAAAACCACACAGAACTACAAATAAAAAGCAACCGCACTACAAGTGATCGCTTCAACTACCAATGAAAATCCAGTGAATACTTGCCAACAGAATAACACTACTTTTAGAAAAGTATAAGTAAATTCACGCTCATCGTTAGCACAAGAATTAACCTGTTTTTTCTCCTGGTTAATGCGTCACCGTTTGGGTTTAAGGGTAGTGTTGGCAGATTTGATGGATGAGCTGGAGATTAAGGGGGATGAACCGACGATTGAAGCATTGGCTGATTTCTCCAAACGCAATGCACCACATATCAAAGGTATTCTCAACCTGACTATTCCGCTTGATGAGTCGCCAGTGTGGATTTTGAGTCAATATTTGGGGCAACTTGGTTTGTCTACCCAGTCACGACGGCCTTTAGAAGATGGTAAGCGCGTGAGGTATTACCGACTATGCACTGAGGATGTGGCGTTTGCCCAACAGGTGCTGGAGTATCGGCAACGGCAACGCGATGCAGAGAAAGGAGGCGACAGGAGGAACGGGAACAGCAAGCGGCTTATACTGCTAGAATGCAGACCATGTATGGCATTGATGCCCCGTCCACACCCCCCGCTAATGTAATTGGAGATAATAATTGTGGGGGTATGGACGGACAAGTCAACCCCTGTGATTCTTGGTGGAGGCAGGTAAAATCTTATGCAACGCTTGCAATAGAACGGATAGCGCATGGGGTGGATTCAGTTAAACAGTTCCTCAATACCCTCAGCAGTGACGAGCGTTGGGGGGTGATGATGGCGATTGATGAGCAAGCGCCTGTGATGTTTGAACAGTTGGTGGCCGAGGTTCCCGATTGGGTGCTGTGGATGGGGTGAGTTTTGCGGGGGGAAAGCGATCGCACTGGGTTGTTCTGTTTTCAAAGTGAAACCGTTTTGGAGCGGAGTTTTCAGACAGTAGCTGGTGTAGATAAGTTAACTTTGGGGGCGATTATTCTTTTAAAAAAGCGCATTGAAGTAGTCGCGCCAACTTTTAGGTAAGGCTTCTAGTTGAGCAGCTCGGTACAGTAACTCTGGATTGTGTTCCTCACGCATATAAAGTTGAGTGATATTGGCAACAGTAATATTGTTGTCATCCCGGTTTACCAACTCCAACGTGTCTCCGGCTCCAACTTCGCCCTCTTGCAAAACACGAAAGTAAAATCCGGTGCGACGACTGGCAAGAAATTGTTTGACTATATCAGGTTTTTCAAATCTAATCCCTAACTTGTAGCAAGGTAGGCGAGGTTGTGTCACCATAACTTTGATAGTGCCAATTTGGAAGCAATCTCCAATGTTCACTTCGTCTTCTCTCAAGCCAGTGGTTGTGAAATTTTCACCAAAGATAGCTAGCGGCAAATTTGTGTCAGGCAATTTACCCCGCCAGTAATCATAATGCTCAAGCGGATAGACTTAGACTGCTTTGTCTGCTCCGCCATGAACGGTTAGATCCGCTTGCCCATCACCGTCTAGGTTGAGCGATCGCACCATCACCCGTTTATGAACTGGCTCTTTGAAAATTCCAGTTGTTACAGTTTTTCCTTTCCAATTAACTTCGCGTGGAAGCCCAACGTTCACAGAGATAAGTTTCATCTTTAGCTCCAAAGTTTTAGACGGTATGTGGAATCCTTGCAGAACTGGAACTGGGTGATACGATCATTGCTGCGGCTTCTCAAAGATTGAGGTCGGACAGTCCGGGATGATTGTCAGGACGACGACCCAGTATCCAGTGGAATTTGCGTTCGCTTTGCTCAATTGGCAAGTCGTTGATGCTGGCAATACGCCATCGCATGAATCCTTGTTCGTCGAACTCCCAATTTTCATTGCCGTAAGAACGGAACCAGTTGCCGCAATCATCATGCCATTCGTAAGCAAAGCGGACAGCAATTCGATTGTCGCCAAAAGTCCAAAGCTGTTTGATCAGACGATAGTCCAATTCTTTAAGCCATTTACGTTTCAGGAAAAGGATGATCTCCTGACGACCAGATAGAAATTCTGTGCGGTTGCGCCATACGCTATCTGAGGTATAAGCGAGTGATACTAGTTCAGGGTTACGGCTGTTCCAAGCATCTTCTGCAATTCTGACTTTTTGGATGGCCGATTCGTAATCAAAAGGCGGCAAGGGTAGTCGAGGATTTTCAAAATTATTCATATTATAAAAGTGTTGAATATTTAGCTTGCCAAATGCCTACTGTGTCTTGACAAAAACAAATTCTAGTTTTTAGCTATAACGCAATTTTAGAGTTTTTTTGCCATAAATACGCTATTTGGGTCATTATCGTAGTCTCCAAATGAGTCTCAGTACTTAAAACCATACCTTGTGTATAAAGCTCGTGCTGGGGCGAATGCAGGTAAAGACCCTGTTTGCAAGTTCAGGCATTCGTAACCACGCCTTTGTGCTTCTCTGATGATGTGTTCTAGAATCTTCGAGGCAATACCTCTACGAAGGTGAGCTTTGGCAGTACGCATTGATTTAATTTCGCCAGTTCTCAAATCTAATTGCTTCAATGCCCCACAGCCAAGTAATTCTTCTGCTTCCCAAGCCGAAAAGAAAGTAATATCAGGTGAACGTAATGCTTCTAAATCAA belongs to Nostoc sp. NIES-3756 and includes:
- a CDS encoding nuclear transport factor 2 family protein, whose product is MNNFENPRLPLPPFDYESAIQKVRIAEDAWNSRNPELVSLAYTSDSVWRNRTEFLSGRQEIILFLKRKWLKELDYRLIKQLWTFGDNRIAVRFAYEWHDDCGNWFRSYGNENWEFDEQGFMRWRIASINDLPIEQSERKFHWILGRRPDNHPGLSDLNL
- a CDS encoding GNAT family N-acetyltransferase, producing MQIREDDLTGEKIADLLREHLEHMYEITPPQSVYALDLEALRSPDITFFSAWEAEELLGCGALKQLDLRTGEIKSMRTAKAHLRRGIASKILEHIIREAQRRGYECLNLQTGSLPAFAPARALYTRYGFKY